Proteins encoded by one window of Yamadazyma tenuis chromosome 2, complete sequence:
- the SEC16 gene encoding vesicle coat component (COG:U; EggNog:ENOG503NVMY), protein MTESLEHLQASETADTVSHDSDHIHQQLSKLDVSNEVSYDGNTSAVASEVHDTRTGSSAVALSNPVEFGNKELPELAATQPRSRRPSLVTDNTLLESEAPLAQESLVIDEDEQNLPTLIDNNKFQQEARTSLGLDLEGEQNAFSPNEEQLQPRDAEAQEQQTSFPWESNTEEPLPWETPAAQEVHEPRNESVSAVYTTEPVPQTEEPLPWEVETAEAASVEERHFEATPLQRKEEPLPWEQEEPLPWEEQNENGSVQNSFGNGNGVHDEPEHVHTETNEAPVTPIGGPADDFFSSLEQEGPLEAAPEKLDLQPSGGEAISKASALDEVFADDDLLEEELLEEENIKTLQESSSYVPDVPPKDTAKVKQLDFLDDDFLIDDDFLADEQVEPQSLPQHHKSYIPQSSVPQKYTVPPVAGDSYKSPLVSKSSLTSQDFNSKLQEAKKKNDAYDFPADLVTSHIKPAPRTQHTKYAPNKVSNSGPPHPPAPPVSGPPPSGLVPPASASGPPTSVTHSTISSSSPAASQVVPVPQVQPKKSFFEELPIRIPDKPVKPARVSKASAATVSPVLSRQSPNQQFHKPVVNPYASVSHPPAASAHTQGVIGPGVPPPSIKVTPGQPQKKPPVPTTNINTNLVKTVSGNSQASPYVPNVGPYAPSGHNRAHSRTSSLIGGRGREHNPYTPALPASGTHPPQPVSVPSPVQGSVHVAVPGPGPVPVPVSNSALRSRTISNPKTGLYGRARAQSMGKVQNPEALLKRQFPIFNWSHSNFVSVLIPNGVSPTFQSGVGAIHVRNSSTIFSDRDILSSFPGPLSKGKSKKKEVEKWVEINIQYLQGLNDPSKSDEILLNQVLFTLLENDGDIRSEEFATSLCKYLNPALDYVTPISSALPSMGASPNAFKLDQSGINHVFLLIQVGKVEDAVSFAISKGDWALALVLAMSLDKEKFHKVASDYARVSYPFSKSNNKVHHMMPVVLKIIAGNVKDVIEDFKNVSVEGEWFSSHWAELLAIILINKSPTGTDFFHQFGKYLKASKNEVGSEICHILAGSPLSVSTSPTEGFSYVGGFTSKAIYSEIYEYAVQMSPNAIPTSLGFPHLLPLKLKHAQVLADYGASVEAHKYCDYVGNTLKSGGKNPFFGPDAFAEFQRLLVRISDAETSDSSWFGSKISKVNLDKMWGHLDKFIGGEETEKPTENGVFSKFSPSVSRVGSVLDFTAGGPPSGGAPPPVSSYPNNPYNQFSPKAKYDGSRDPILQPPSIGGPLSAPDIYGAKQGQHASKYSPSVRQNSSISATARTPLHENLDSNSVFASSPAPISAPPSAIPHAIQAQGSVQPAFNYQSSKYAASNASSQDLHAYEPHNQANNAQPPLNRSSSKYAPGGVPSGTPSLSNQRAPLRAPYQNLAGTLSSSSVGSSQLASYAPTSVYGGPPTQQTHAANRASISSISDNFGQNGSSIRNETKSPSIQSDISLDYPSEFKAGRRPSDFSNDHEGSSKANDFVVKSTIGEESHVPSPDPVRAESQSTIHSYRLPSSNEFNPEFNNDQRNSQEPDDDHDHVDSIEETPSKPPPPKISTIPPPKGNTGKRNRPNPYALTGGASSRASSSKYSGGSSKYVNSSAQASQPFVMPEMKSTDMFNFGESEKSQEPPNPSQHHNIESSPHKHQEKSRVPQQKSVEQPPKLFRPTNVDDSFEAPDDVILETPKPKSAPLILNNRSPGNRESMFAPYQSPHETMRRASGFGIDSSFSEFPIPGSPDLTTRANSVINGMGGGLFSSRLSQSQQSAMYLQYEVQDDTVHDYVPVVDEEEEDSDDEKISKKKKMEEERKKASQRRSANQARTPGQTNNGRWLSWLNRNDDRPKAIRANMGEQNKFVYDEKLKRWINKDIPIEEQQKPSGPPPPPKIRKAPGGGPSGPAPNRAPPGPPNISTSPSAGSAPPGAPSNTSAGPAATSSPTNNVTGPPKPPGLGANPPSLATAGLDDLLSMGGSNASMTSTRRAKKGGRRGYVNVLEQK, encoded by the coding sequence ATGACAGAGTCTCTCGAGCATTTACAGGCTTCAGAAACTGCTGACACAGTTAGTCACGACTCAGATCATATACACCAACAATTGAGCAAATTAGACGTTTCAAATGAAGTGTCTTATGATGGGAATACTTCCGCGGTTGCTTCTGAAGTACATGATACACGTACTGGACTGAGTGCAGTTGCGCTCTCAAACCCGGTGGAATTTGGCAATAAAGAATTGCCAGAGTTGGCAGCTACCCAACCCAGATCGAGAAGGCCTTCTTTGGTGACTGATAATACGTTACTTGAGTCCGAGGCTCCCTTGGCACAAGAGCTGCTTGTAATcgacgaagatgaacaaAACTTGCCCACTTTGATAGATAACAACAAGTTTCAGCAAGAAGCTAGAACTTCTCTTGGCTTGGATCTTGAAGGGGAACAAAACGCGTTCAGCCCGAATGAAGAACAGCTTCAACCGCGCGATGCTGAGGCCCAAGAACAGCAGACATCTTTCCCTTGGGAACTGAACACAGAAGAGCCCCTCCCGTGGGAGACTCCTGCTGCACAGGAAGTACATGAACCTAGAAACGAATCAGTTTCTGCTGTTTACACTACGGAACCGGTTCCACAAACCGAAGAACCACTCCCATGGGAAGTGGAAACTGCTGAAGCTGCTTCTGTGGAAGAAAGACACTTTGAGGCAACTCCCTTGCAAAGAAAGGAAGAACCATTACCTTGGGAACAGGAAGAACCATTACCCTGGGAAGAGCAAAATGAAAATGGTTCTGTGCAAAACAGTTTTGGTAATGGCAATGGTGTCCATGATGAACCTGAACATGTTCATACTGAAACGAATGAAGCCCCTGTGACTCCAATTGGTGGTCCAGCTGACGATTTCTTCAGTAGTCTCGAACAAGAGGGTCCATTGGAAGCCGCTCCCGAAAAGTTAGACCTACAGCCCAGTGGTGGGGAAGCTATTTCCAAAGCAAGTGCTCTAGACGAAGTGTTTGCTGACGATGATCTTTTAGAGGAAGAgcttttggaagaagagaacaTCAAGACTCTTCAGGAAAGCTCCTCGTATGTACCAGATGTTCCTCCAAAGGATACGGCCAAGGTCAAGCAACTCGactttcttgatgatgattttctcattgatgatgattttcttgCAGATGAACAGGTTGAACCACAATCTTTACCTCAGCACCATAAATCATACATCCCCCAATCATCTGTTCCTCAAAAATACACCGTTCCTCCAGTTGCTGGTGATTCCTATAAAAGCCCTTTGGTATCCAAATCATCGCTCACGTCCCAAGATTTCAATTCTAAGTTGCAAGaggccaaaaagaagaacgaTGCTTACGATTTCCCAGCTGATTTGGTAACCAGTCATATCAAACCAGCTCCACGCACCCAGCACACCAAGTATGCACCAAATAAAGTCCTGAATCTGGGTCCTCCTCACCCACCGGCACCTCCAGTTTCAGGTCCACCTCCTTCGGGTTTGGTACCTCCTGCTTCTGCTTCGggtccaccaacttcagTTACTCACTCTACAATCAGCTCTTCAAGCCCAGCTGCTTCACAAGTTGTCCCGGTTCCACAAGTGCAACCGAAGAAGTCCTTCTTTGAGGAATTGCCAATTAGGATTCCCGACAAGCCCGTGAAGCCAGCAAGAGTGTCCAAAGCTTCCGCAGCTACGGTTTCACCTGTGCTTTCTCGCCAGTCCCCTAATCAACAGTTTCACAAACCAGTTGTGAACCCCTATGCAAGTGTTTCTCACCCACCTGCTGCATCAGCTCATACCCAGGGTGTAATTGGTCCTGGAGTTCCCCCTCCAAGCATTAAGGTTACTCCAGGCCAGCCACAAAAGAAACCTCCTGTTCCCACCACTAATATCAATACAAACCTAGTGAAGACTGTTAGTGGTAATTCTCAAGCAAGTCCTTATGTTCCTAACGTTGGTCCATATGCTCCTAGCGGTCATAATAGAGCACATTCAAGAACTAGCTCTTTGATCGGCGGGAGAGGAAGAGAACACAACCCTTATACTCCAGCATTACCAGCTTCAGGTACACACCCTCCTCAACCTGTATCTGTACCATCTCCGGTACAAGGTTCAGTTCACGTTGCAGTTCCAGGCCCAGGTCCAGTACCGGTTCCTGTTTCTAACTCGGCTTTGAGATCAAGGACTatttcaaacccaaaaacaGGGCTCTATGGAAGAGCTCGTGCTCAGTCAATGGGAAAGGTACAAAACCCGGAAGCTTTATTGAAAAGACAGTTTCCTATCTTTAATTGGAGTCACTCTAACTTCGTAAGTGTGTTGATACCCAATGGTGTTTCTCCGACCTTTCAATCCGGAGTTGGTGCCATTCACGTTCGAAACAGTTCCACTATATTCAGTGATAGGGACATCTTAAGTTCATTCCCAGGCCCCTTATCCAAGGGAAAAAgtaagaagaaagaagttgaaaaatgggTGGAGATAAATATTCAGTATCTTCAGGGCTTGAATGATCCTTCTAAAAGTGATGAAATCTTGTTAAACCAAGTATTATTTACCTTACTCGAAAATGATGGAGATATTAGATCAGAGGAATTTGCAACTTCGTTGTGCAAATACTTGAATCCAGCTCTTGATTATGTTACTCCTATTTCGAGTGCGTTGCCTTCCATGGGAGCATCTCCAAATGCGTTTAAGTTGGACCAATCTGGAATCAACCAtgttttcttgttgattcaAGTAGGTAAAGTGGAAGACGCTGTATCTTTTGCTATTAGCAAGGGTGATTGGGCTCTTGCTTTGGTGTTGGCCATGTCTTTGGATAAGGAAAAATTCCACAAGGTTGCCTCTGACTATGCTAGAGTGTCTTATccattttccaagtctAATAATAAGGTGCACCATATGATGCCCGTTGTGTTAAAGATTATAGCTGGAAATGTCAAGGATGtgattgaagatttcaagaatgTCCTGGTGGAGGGTGAATGGTTTTCTTCCCACTGGGCTGAGCTTCTTGCCatcattctcatcaacaaaagtCCAACCGGTACCGAtttttttcatcaatttggcAAGTATTTGAAAGCCTCCAAAAACGAAGTTGGATCCGAAATATGCCATATTCTCGCCGGATCTCCTCTTTCTGTATCCACATCTCCAACAGAAGGATTTTCGTACGTGGGTGGGTTCACCAGCAAGGCCATTTATTCTGAAATTTATGAATATGCTGTGCAAATGTCTCCAAACGCAATTCCAACCAGTTTGGGATTCCCCCACTTGTTACCACTTAAATTGAAGCACGCTCAAGTCTTAGCTGACTATGGAGCAAGCGTGGAAGCCCACAAGTACTGTGACTATGTGGGAAATACTCTCAAGAGTGGTGGAAAGAATCCATTCTTTGGACCAGATGCCTTTGCAGAGTTTCAAAGATTATTGGTAAGAATTTCAGACGCTGAAACTAGTGATTCGAGTTGGTTTGGTAGCAAAATCAGTAAAGTCAACCTCGACAAGATGTGGGGCCATTTGGATAAGTTCATTGGAGGAGAAGAAACCGAAAAGCCAACAGAAAATGGAGTATTCAGTAAGTTCAGTCCTTCTGTATCCAGAGTTGGTTCTGTATTAGACTTCACCGCTGGAGGGCCACCCTCTGGAGGTGCACCTCCACctgtttcttcttatcCCAACAATCCCTACAACCAGTTTCTGCCTAAAGCTAAATATGACGGGAGTAGAGATccaattttgcaaccaccaTCAATTGGAGGTCCTCTCTCTGCTCCTGATATTTATGGAGCCAAACAAGGTCAACATGCTAGTAAGTACTCTCCTTCGGTGAGACAAAACAGCTCAATTCTGGCAACGGCAAGGACTCCATTGCATGAGAACCTTGATAGTAACTCCGTGTTTGCTTCTTCTCCTGCTCCTATTTCTGCACCCCCATCAGCTATTCCTCATGCTATTCAAGCTCAGGGCCTGGTCCAGCCAGCTTTCAACTACCAAAGTTCTAAGTATGCAGCCTCCAACGCTTCTTCCCAGGACTTACATGCTTATGAGCCTCATAACCAAGCTAACAACGCTCAACCACCTTTGAACAGATCTTCTAGTAAGTACGCTCCAGGGGGTGTTCCATCTGGAACTCCTAGCTTGAGCAACCAAAGGGCTCCTCTTAGAGCACCTTACCAAAACCTTGCTGGTACTCTTTCAAGTCTGTCTGTCGGATCTTCTCAGTTGGCTAGTTATGCTCCTACATCGGTTTATGGAGGTCCTCCAACTCAACAGACCCATGCGGCTAATCGtgcttcaatttcaagCATCTCAGACAACTTTGGACAGAATGGTTCAAGTATTAGAAACGAAACCAAATCACCATCAATTCAAAGCGATATCAGTTTGGATTATCCGCTGGAGTTCAAAGCTGGTAGAAGACCAAGTGACTTCTCTAATGATCATGAAGGGTCTTCGAAAGCAAACGATTTTGTCGTCAAATCAACTATTGGAGAAGAATCTCACGTTCCTTCACCTGACCCTGTAAGAGCTGAACTGCAGTCGACCATCCATTCGTACCGTTTACCTTCTTCTAATGAGTTTAATCCTGAATTTAACAATGATCAGAGGAACAGTCAGGAACCTGATGACGACCACGATCATGTTgattcaattgaagaaacccCATCTAAACCACCTCCTCCAAAAATTTCGACTATTCCTCCTCCAAAGGGTAACACTGGTAAGCGAAACAGACCTAACCCCTATGCTCTTACTGGGGGAGCTTCTCTGAGAGCATCTTCTAGCAAGTATAGTGGTGGTTCATCTAAGTATGTGAATTCAAGCGCACAAGCTCTGCAACCATTTGTGATGCCAGAAATGAAGTCTACTGAcatgttcaactttggaGAGTCAGAGAAGAGTCAggaaccaccaaatccaagcCAACATCACAACATAGAGTCTTCCCCACACAAACATCAAGAGAAGAGCCGTGTGCCCCAGCAGAAGAGTGTTGAGCAGCCACCCAAATTGTTTAGACCAACTAATGTGGATGACTCGTTCGAGGCTCCTGATGATGTGATCTTAGAGACCCCCAAGCCCAAGTCAGCTCcgttgattttgaataaTCGATCTCCAGGTAACCGAGAATCGATGTTTGCTCCATACCAATCTCCTCATGAGACCATGAGAAGAGCGTCTGGTTTTGGAATCGACAGTAGCTTCAGTGAATTTCCTATTCCCGGATCCCCAGATTTGACTACTAGAGCCAACTCTGTGATCAATGGAATGGGAGGAGGGTTATTCTCGTCCAGGTTATCCCAATCTCAACAATCGGCAATGTACCTTCAATATGAAGTTCAGGATGATACTGTCCATGACTATGTTCCTGTCGTCgatgaggaagaggaggattctgatgatgaaaaaatatccaagaagaagaaaatggaaGAGGAAAGGAAGAAAGCCAGCCAAAGACGCTCTGCAAACCAGGCAAGAACTCCAGGACAAACCAATAATGGTCGGTGGTTATCTTGGTTAAACAGAAATGATGACAGACCAAAAGCTATTAGAGCCAACATGGGTGAACAGAATAAGTTTGTCTACGATGAAAAACTCAAGAGGTGGATAAATAAGGACATTCCAATCGAGGAACAGCAAAAACCTTCTGGTCCgccaccacctccaaagaTTAGAAAAGCTCCTGGAGGAGGTCCAAGTGGTCCTGCTCCAAACAGAGCCCCTCCCGGACCCCCAAACATTTCTACTAGTCCATCAGCAGGCTCGGCGCCTCCAGGTGCCCCTTCTAACACATCTGCTGGTCCAGctgcaacttcttctcctaCCAACAATGTTACAGGACCTCCCAAACCACCAGGTCTAGGAGCAAACCCTCCAAGCCTTGCCACTGCCGGCTTGGATGACTTGTTGTCGATGGGGGGTTCTAACGCTAGCATGACTAGTACTAGAAGAGCTAAGAAAGGTGGACGCAGAGGTTACGTTAATGTGTTGGAACAAAAGTAA
- a CDS encoding uncharacterized protein (EggNog:ENOG503Q3Q3; COG:Z), which yields MVEHIGSQVNVPGTRGKGILRYHGSIHGKTGIFAGIELLGPIALTRGKNSGDVEGFKYFEVQSPMSGLFLPFERLKAVNPQIDHTRDMINEATLNFNNDTLDDEIPTFSGLSSPNYSVNNSAPGINRPYSSQGYTSNSISVNKRQTSFSEKPRTSSVSSYNRSPVVNTSGTANSRSFSANGNNGNRLSNESMSYLEQELVEMRSKYEKSEREMVEKMSILNELKDTVQELQPILKQYESELDERDRKISKIRNEFESAREDWRQNLDIMVNTYEANEAYYETKIRELQSKVSEKSTFEDKSEQLKKLQENFNQLSTQKQEIENSLNIRITQLESAESQDDTKELNKVILDQQKEIESLSGQLMEVHKFPSQNSSALQEKVLHLEAEIEGLIHYKSRSSELEKEVVELKQDIERRHSLEKLEDKNPEINKLHDTINDLKDQLASKDKEIMELEDSLDKQVKATNNTIPDENSRITELEENLFFKDQEIKALQQQLDKTNSTVSTQKQRIKQLEAASSKTLDGTNTSDNSHITLLEQQVSEAQKLLCERENTIKELEQKLGESLSKELDSLNINDAAAMNEMTFREEVEQLRLQLDARPTIEELTELQDNIDEMVRLHNNEVFFKQEELQRVTNENSKLQVRLERALEGSIITNRISDNTSHDSMTINSLPIYKPENDTDPSTGKDNWCGLCERDGHNSLNCPYENDIF from the coding sequence ATGGTTGAACATATCGGCTCGCAGGTCAATGTGCCTGGAACAAGAGGCAAGGGTATACTAAGGTATCACGGTCTGATCCATGGTAAAACCGGAATATTTGCGGGAATAGAGCTTCTTGGGCCCATTGCCCTTACCCGGGGTAAAAACAGCGGTGACGTCGAGGggttcaagtactttgaGGTCCAACTGCCCATGTCTGGGTTGTTTCTACCGTTTGAGAGGCTTAAAGCTGTCAATCCACAAATAGACCATACAAGAGATATGATCAATGAGGCCACgctcaacttcaacaacgaTACTTTGGATGATGAAATACCCACGTTCTCCGGATTGAGCTCGCCCAACTACCTGGTGAACAACTCTGCTCCTGGAATCAATCGGCCTTACTCTTCTCAAGGCTACACATCTAATTCAATTTCTGTTAACAAGCGCCAAACCCTGTTCAGCGAAAAACCACGGACCTCGAGTGTGAGCTCCTACAACCGCAGTCCTGTCGTCAACACGCTGGGAACTGCAAACCTGCGAAGCTTTTCAGCGAATGGTAATAACGGAAATAGACTCAGTAATGAGCTGATGTCTTATCTCGAACAggaattggtggaaatgcGTTCCAAGTACGAGAAGTCAGAGCGGGAGATGGTAGAAAAAATGTCGattttgaacgaattgAAGGATACGGTGCAAGAGTTGCAACCGATCTTGAAACAATACGAGAGCGAGCTAGACGAACGAGATCGAAAGATATCAAAGATCAGAAACGAATTCGAGAGCGCAAGAGAAGACTGGAGACAGAACTTGGATATCATGGTCAACACTTACGAGGCCAACGAGGCCTATTACGAGACCAAGATCAGAGAGTTACAATCCAAAGTTAGTGAAAAGAGcacttttgaagacaaatCTGaacagttgaagaaactaCAGGAGAAtttcaaccagttgagCACACAGAAACAGGAAATAGAGAACAGCTTGAATATCCGCATAACCCAGCTCGAGTCTGCAGAATCCCAGGATGATACGAAggagttgaacaaagtcATTTTGGACCAGCAGAAAGAAATTGAGTCGTTATCAGGTCAGTTGATGGAGGTGCATAAGTTCCCCTCACAAAACTCCAGTGCTTTACAGGAGAAAGTGTTGCATCTTGAAGCGGAAATCGAAGGGTTGATTCACTATAAAAGCAGAAGTCtggaacttgaaaaagaggttgttgaattgAAACAAGACATCGAAAGAAGACATTCTCTCGAAAAACTCGAAGATAAGAACcctgaaatcaacaaattacACGATACTATCAACGACTTAAAAGACCAATTGGCATCTAAAGACAAAGAGATCATGGAATTAGAGGATAGCTTGGACAAACAAGTCAAGGCTACCAACAACACGATTCCTGATGAGAACTCTAGGATTACagaattggaagagaaccttttcttcaaagaccAGGAGATCAAGGCCTTGCAGCAACAGCTTGACAAAACCAATTCTACCGTTTCCACCCAAAAACAGAGGATCAAGCAGCTTGAAGCTGCAAGCTCTAAAACTCTCGATGGGACTAACACCTCGGACAACAGCCACATCACTCTACTCGAGCAACAAGTCCTGGAAGCTCAGAAACTTTTGTGTGAAAGAGAAAATACTATAAAAGAACTCGAACAAAAACTAGGCGAATCGCTCTCGAAAGAGTTGGATTCCTTAAACATTAATGACGCGGCCGCGATGAACGAAATGACTTTCCGAGAAGAAGTAGAGCAGTTAAGGTTGCAACTCGATGCTAGGCCCACCATCGAAGAGTTGACCGAACTTCAAGACAACATTGACGAGATGGTCAGGTTGCATAATAACGAGgtgttcttcaaacaagaaGAGCTCCAACGAGTAACGAACGAAAACTCCAAACTCCAGGTGCGTTTGGAGCGGGCTTTGGAAGGTTCTATTATCACCAACCGAATTAGCGATAATACCAGCCATGACAGTATGACAATTAACTCATTACCCATATACAAGCCAGAAAATGACACTGATCCAAGCACCGGTAAGGACAATTGGTGTGGCCTCTGTGAGCGTGATGGTCACAATAGTCTCAATTGCCCCTATGAGAATGATATCTTCTAA
- the fcf2 gene encoding dTDP-fucopyranose mutase (BUSCO:EOG092643NE; EggNog:ENOG503P2SY; COG:S), translating into MAPHTTSTHEEHISEVSETDIPSTTESIVSDHQAYHEMSLESLFHHLKQQTQSNEDTPNANKDRFTQLKERVDRLPKIHANLETTLKPQAKKDIVTINDPIIIKAPKKDETDDSGSKWFNMKAPEITDSIKRDLLIIKQRSALDPKRHYKKDKWETPKYFQMGTIVEGNTEFYSRMTKKQRGTSLVDEILHDNDSQKYFKRKYSEIQKHKTSGGKAHYKKVKSMRKKY; encoded by the coding sequence ATGGCTCCACACACCACCTCCACGCACGAGGAACACATCTCCGAAGTCTCGGAGACGGATATCCCCTCCACCACCGAATCTATAGTCTCAGATCACCAAGCATATCATGAAATGAGTCTAGAAAGCTTGTTTCACCACCTCAAACAGCAGACCCAATCTAACGAAGATACGCCCAACGCCAATAAAGACCGTTTCACACAACTCAAAGAGCGGGTGGACAGGCTTCCTAAGATCCATGCCAATCTTGAAACCACCCTCAAACCACAGGCAAAGAAGGATATAGTCACAATTAATGATCCTATAATCATAAAGGCACCAAAGAAAGATGAGACAGACGACAGTGGCAGCAAATGGTTCAACATGAAAGCCCCTGAAATAACTGATTCTATCAAGAGGGACTTGCTAATTATCAAGCAGAGAAGTGCTTTGGACCCCAAAAGACATTACAAGAAAGATAAGTGGGAGACTCCTAAATATTTCCAGATGGGTACTATTGTAGAAGGAAATACCGAATTCTACTCGAGGATGACCAAGAAGCAGCGTGGAACCTCGCTCGTTGACGAGATTCTTCATGACAACGACTCGCAGAAGTACTTTAAAAGAAAGTACAGCGAGATTCAAAAACATAAAACTAGTGGAGGTAAAGCCCACTATAAGAAGGTCAAGAGCATGAGAAAGAAGTATTAA
- the STD1 gene encoding transcription factor (COG:S; EggNog:ENOG503NY8G) — protein MFGSPFVRSNGQSSSTPPSHFKDSARSAIYQRLPSVSSPSASSIRSAPSFQQYNKQIHQHHSFKSSNSSIFSKRSARSAPSRYSSSSVTIPEDSEPVSTTVEQFVNDIQLHETHFQQEVENGIERKTISLDDDTDELYKISLGSGLMYQNTPESLIDWNLNVTRCKLILIQMPMVSAVPELHYSSGSFPLLVGDLAQTCHLVLIQPHIPDKELIYTLYSSDLYQEHNLDAAFKKSVAEISVKQSPLLQINSPTKGNQAPITSADNQAALKFKYKEIALRNYLINLAAAATTAHEYKIRSDEVKKQLNQSTGGKKIKLSKDDKKRLWDQVRSDVFKRAGLEE, from the coding sequence ATGTTTGGCTCACCCTTTGTAAGAAGTAATGGGCAGCTGCTGTCTACACCTCCTCTGCATTTCAAGGACAGTGCCAGAAGTGCCATTTACCAGCGGTTGCCCCTGGTATCTCTGCCCTCAGCATCCTCCATCCGATCCGCACCTTCATTCCAACAGTACAATAAGCAGATccaccagcaccatctGTTCAAGTCGCTGAACTCGAGTATCTTCTCCAAGCGGTCTGCACGCTCGGCTCCCTCTCGATATTCGTCGTCCAGTGTCACAATTCCCGAGGATAGTGAACCTGTTTCCACTACGGTGGAGCAGTTTGTGAATGAtatccaacttcatgaaACTCACttccaacaagaagtcGAAAACGGCATAGAACGCAAAACCATTCTGTTGGACGATGATACCGACGAACTTTACAAAATCTCGTTGGGATCGGGTCTCATGTACCAAAACACTCCTGAGTCGTTGATCGATTGGAACCTAAATGTCACCCGGTGTaagttgatcttgataCAAATGCCCATGGTGTCTGCTGTTCCTGAGTTGCACTACTCGCTGGGCTCATTCCCACTACTTGTGGGAGACCTTGCACAAACTTGTCATCTAGTGTTGATTCAGCCGCACATACCCGATAAAGAGCTCATCTACACGTTATACTCATCAGATCTTTACCAGGAACACAATTTGGACGCCGCCTTCAAGAAAAGCGTAGCGGAAATCAGCGTCAAACAATCCCCCTTGCTTCAAATCAACTCACCAACCAAAGGAAATCAAGCACCTATAACGTCTGCTGATAACCAAGCGGCTTTGAAATTCAAGTACAAGGAAATCGCCCTTCGAAATTACCTTATAAACTTGGCTGCTGCAGCCACCACTGCACACGAATACAAGATCCGATCTGATGAGGTCAAGAAACAGCTCAACCAATCTACTGGTGGGAAAAAGATCAAATTATCAAAGGATGATAAAAAACGCTTATGGGATCAGGTTAGACTGGACGTCTTTAAAAGAGCTGGCTTAGAGGAATAA